In Treponema sp. OMZ 798, the following proteins share a genomic window:
- a CDS encoding ABC transporter ATP-binding protein gives MDTYKRLFKYTPEKMHCVYISIVCSALGVACQMGAFWYLWKFLHALLVTKSVTDGSFYATVIVALMLGYSVVYFASLWASHVLGFRLESNLRKEAIKHLMNASFAFFDVNNSGKIRKIIDDNAQETHMIVAHLIPDNVAAIVTPILMFVIIFMVDIKLGLLLLLIAIIGGVQMMFMMGDKHFMQKYQAALEKMNGEAVEYVRGMQVVKIFKSTVESFKAFYTAITDYSDLAYKYTLSCRKPYVMFQVLFNLFTAFTIPAAIYYMNKGADGNIIIAKIIFYVCFAGILFGAFMRVMYVGMYNFQAKSVVDKLENLFTEMSKDNIEHGTEEKFDNFGIEFKNVSFGYNKENILNNVSFKLEPNKTYALVGSSGGGKSTIAKLISGFYKINEGEILIGGKNIASYSKNALMKNIAFVFQTSKLFKTSIFENVKMGNKNASDEEVMKALSLARCDDILDKFKDREHTLIGSKGVHLSGGEIQRVAIARAILKNADIIILDEASAAADPENEYEIQQAFSNLMKNKTVIMIAHRLSSIKNVDEVLVVEDGNIIERGSDKELMTKDGKYCQLQKLYSKANEWRF, from the coding sequence ATGGACACATATAAAAGATTGTTTAAATACACGCCTGAAAAAATGCACTGCGTGTATATTTCCATTGTTTGCTCCGCCTTGGGCGTTGCTTGCCAAATGGGAGCATTTTGGTATTTATGGAAGTTTTTACACGCTCTTTTGGTAACAAAAAGCGTTACGGACGGTTCATTTTACGCAACTGTAATTGTTGCACTGATGTTAGGATATTCCGTTGTGTATTTTGCTTCCTTGTGGGCTTCTCACGTGCTGGGATTCCGGCTCGAATCGAATTTACGTAAAGAAGCAATCAAACATTTGATGAATGCATCCTTTGCTTTTTTCGATGTAAACAATTCGGGAAAAATCCGCAAAATCATCGACGACAACGCACAAGAAACACACATGATTGTCGCCCACCTTATTCCCGACAATGTTGCAGCTATTGTTACCCCGATTTTAATGTTTGTCATTATTTTTATGGTGGACATAAAGCTCGGTCTTTTGCTGTTACTCATCGCAATTATCGGCGGTGTGCAGATGATGTTTATGATGGGCGACAAGCACTTTATGCAAAAATATCAGGCCGCTTTGGAAAAGATGAACGGCGAAGCGGTGGAGTATGTGCGCGGTATGCAGGTAGTAAAAATTTTTAAAAGCACGGTAGAATCTTTTAAAGCTTTTTACACTGCAATTACCGACTATTCCGATCTGGCGTATAAGTACACGCTCAGCTGCCGAAAGCCTTATGTAATGTTTCAAGTCTTGTTCAATTTGTTTACCGCTTTTACAATACCTGCTGCAATTTACTATATGAATAAGGGAGCGGATGGAAATATCATCATTGCAAAGATTATTTTTTATGTTTGTTTTGCAGGCATCCTTTTCGGCGCCTTTATGCGCGTTATGTATGTCGGCATGTATAATTTTCAAGCTAAAAGCGTCGTTGATAAATTGGAAAATCTTTTTACAGAAATGAGTAAAGATAACATTGAGCACGGAACCGAAGAAAAATTCGATAACTTCGGAATCGAATTTAAAAATGTTTCATTCGGTTACAATAAAGAAAATATTTTGAACAATGTCAGCTTTAAACTTGAACCGAATAAAACTTATGCATTGGTAGGTTCTTCCGGCGGAGGAAAATCTACAATTGCAAAACTTATTTCCGGTTTTTATAAAATCAATGAAGGAGAAATTTTAATCGGCGGAAAAAATATCGCTTCATATTCCAAAAATGCACTGATGAAAAATATTGCCTTTGTATTCCAAACTTCTAAACTTTTTAAGACAAGTATTTTTGAAAATGTGAAAATGGGAAACAAAAACGCAAGCGATGAAGAAGTAATGAAGGCTTTGAGCCTTGCCCGATGTGATGACATATTGGATAAGTTTAAAGATAGAGAACATACTCTAATCGGCTCAAAAGGAGTTCATTTATCGGGAGGAGAGATTCAGCGTGTTGCAATCGCCCGCGCAATTTTGAAAAATGCCGACATTATTATTTTGGACGAAGCCTCCGCCGCCGCCGACCCGGAAAACGAATACGAAATTCAGCAAGCCTTTTCCAATCTGATGAAAAACAAAACGGTTATCATGATTGCTCACCGTTTAAGTTCAATTAAAAACGTAGATGAGGTCTTGGTTGTTGAAGACGGAAACATAATAGAACGCGGCAGCGACAAGGAGCTTATGACAAAAGACGGAAAATATTGTCAGCTTCAGAAGTTGTATTCTAAGGCAAACGAATGGCGCTTTTGA
- a CDS encoding ABC transporter ATP-binding protein, whose product MNKNEKKKAKKEKQAGVVSRILAYAGKHKPFIYLSLFLSALSTLAMLVPYAVVFYVMRDIISTYTVGTTVNVGQMLIYGLTALIAAAAGFLLYFAALMCSHLTAFNLMGNLNMRLTDTFARLPVGWHTTHASGSVRKVFEKNVYSLEALIAHMLPDVVQNAVTPIAVLFLMFFFDWRFGLISFLPLVIAFILQGVMMAKGQKMGFMENYENALEKMNSAGTEYIRGISVVKTFNQSVHRFKDFYTSIINYRDYVLKYSMSWENGYSIFLALLKAGFVFLVPAAIIFAGTVIQGEGYAKFLYGFIFYLSLSPVILNMMIKIMYGSSLNMQGGDALNRIEAILNEKAAPEPEKSVMPHTFDIAFKDVVFSYKENSESMVQGTNGENAEKKAAPSFKKAIDGVSLNLSEHTLTALVGPSGGGKTTLVNLLGRFWELDSGEISIGGVNIKDIKTDDLMHLISFVFQENKLFNESIFENIRYGKKDATREEVLAVLEKAECMDIIEKLPNGIDTVYGTKGTYLSGGEAQRLAVARSLLQDAPIVVLDEATSFADAENEYKIKKTFSQLLKNKTVIMIAHRLSSIVSADKICVINNGKIEETGTHAELLAKGGSYTKMWNNFQSGISWKLAANA is encoded by the coding sequence ATGAATAAAAATGAAAAAAAGAAAGCTAAAAAGGAAAAACAGGCAGGAGTTGTAAGCCGCATTTTAGCCTATGCGGGAAAACACAAGCCCTTTATCTATTTGTCGCTTTTTTTGTCGGCTTTAAGCACGCTTGCAATGCTAGTTCCGTATGCGGTTGTGTTTTATGTTATGCGAGACATTATTTCGACATATACGGTGGGAACTACTGTTAATGTGGGGCAAATGCTTATCTACGGGCTTACCGCTCTTATTGCTGCGGCTGCGGGCTTCCTCCTCTATTTTGCGGCACTCATGTGTTCGCATCTTACCGCCTTTAACCTAATGGGGAATTTAAATATGCGCTTAACGGATACCTTTGCACGTCTTCCTGTCGGCTGGCATACAACACATGCAAGCGGTTCGGTACGCAAGGTTTTTGAAAAAAACGTTTATTCGCTTGAAGCTCTTATCGCTCACATGCTTCCCGATGTTGTACAAAATGCGGTAACGCCCATTGCAGTTTTGTTTTTGATGTTCTTTTTTGATTGGCGCTTCGGGCTTATTTCGTTTTTGCCGCTTGTTATTGCCTTTATATTGCAAGGGGTAATGATGGCAAAGGGGCAAAAAATGGGCTTTATGGAAAATTACGAAAATGCCCTCGAAAAGATGAACAGTGCAGGAACCGAATATATCCGCGGCATTTCGGTAGTAAAAACCTTTAATCAATCGGTACACCGTTTTAAGGACTTTTATACTTCAATTATAAACTACCGCGATTATGTTTTAAAATATTCGATGAGCTGGGAAAACGGTTATTCGATTTTTCTTGCACTCTTAAAAGCGGGCTTTGTGTTTTTGGTACCGGCTGCCATTATTTTTGCAGGTACGGTAATACAAGGTGAAGGCTATGCAAAGTTTTTATACGGCTTTATTTTCTATCTTTCACTTTCGCCTGTTATACTCAATATGATGATAAAAATCATGTACGGCTCCAGCTTAAATATGCAAGGCGGCGATGCCCTAAACCGTATTGAAGCTATTTTAAATGAAAAAGCCGCTCCGGAACCTGAAAAGTCCGTTATGCCGCACACATTCGACATTGCTTTTAAAGATGTTGTGTTCTCTTATAAAGAAAATTCCGAAAGCATGGTGCAAGGCACGAATGGGGAGAATGCGGAAAAAAAAGCTGCCCCGTCTTTTAAAAAAGCGATTGACGGTGTATCGCTCAATCTTTCGGAACATACACTTACCGCCCTTGTAGGGCCTTCGGGCGGAGGAAAGACAACCCTCGTCAATTTGCTCGGACGCTTTTGGGAGCTCGATTCGGGGGAAATTAGCATCGGCGGCGTGAACATTAAGGATATCAAAACGGATGACCTTATGCACCTTATCAGCTTTGTGTTTCAAGAAAATAAACTTTTTAACGAAAGTATTTTTGAAAATATCCGCTACGGCAAAAAAGACGCAACGCGCGAAGAAGTGCTTGCTGTGCTCGAAAAAGCCGAGTGCATGGACATTATCGAAAAACTTCCAAACGGTATAGACACCGTGTACGGCACCAAAGGAACTTACCTGTCAGGCGGAGAAGCTCAGCGGCTTGCCGTTGCCCGCTCCCTTTTACAGGACGCTCCCATTGTCGTGCTGGACGAGGCTACTAGTTTTGCCGATGCGGAAAACGAGTATAAAATCAAAAAGACCTTCAGTCAGCTGCTTAAAAACAAAACCGTCATTATGATTGCCCATCGTCTTTCTTCTATTGTGAGTGCAGACAAAATCTGCGTTATCAACAACGGTAAAATTGAAGAAACCGGCACCCATGCGGAGCTTTTGGCAAAGGGCGGCTCGTATACCAAAATGTGGAACAACTTTCAATCGGGTATCAGCTGGAAACTGGCGGCAAATGCTTAA
- a CDS encoding MptD family putative ECF transporter S component yields MNNKLVLKDLINIAIFSVIYFVGLTVIGTPLGFLVLTFLAVPFAVSVMLGISVLFLLAKVQKPFALFIFVAIPGCLMTLMGHTPVVAIHSLIVAALAEIVRKVLGYNTAKGSILSYAVMSLALCGGFWQIFILKEQYFALTEKMMGTAYAAELTGLPIWIMPILYATAFTGGLLGGLLGKKVLKKHFEKTGLV; encoded by the coding sequence ATGAACAACAAATTGGTTTTAAAGGATTTGATAAATATCGCCATTTTTTCCGTTATTTATTTTGTTGGGTTGACTGTAATTGGAACTCCCCTTGGTTTTTTGGTGCTGACTTTTTTAGCGGTTCCTTTTGCCGTCAGTGTAATGTTGGGAATCTCAGTACTGTTTTTACTTGCCAAGGTGCAAAAGCCTTTTGCACTTTTTATTTTCGTCGCTATTCCTGGCTGTTTGATGACGCTGATGGGACACACTCCGGTCGTTGCAATCCATTCGCTTATAGTTGCCGCCCTTGCAGAAATTGTACGTAAGGTGCTCGGTTATAACACGGCAAAGGGAAGCATACTAAGCTATGCTGTTATGTCGCTAGCGTTGTGTGGAGGCTTTTGGCAAATTTTTATTTTAAAAGAGCAATATTTTGCTCTCACCGAAAAAATGATGGGAACCGCCTATGCCGCTGAATTAACGGGATTGCCTATCTGGATTATGCCCATTCTCTACGCTACCGCTTTTACAGGCGGATTACTCGGCGGGCTTTTGGGTAAAAAGGTCTTAAAAAAACACTTTGAAAAAACAGGGTTGGTTTAG